Proteins encoded in a region of the Carassius carassius chromosome 49, fCarCar2.1, whole genome shotgun sequence genome:
- the LOC132132841 gene encoding cell cycle and apoptosis regulator protein 2-like: MRQRVFTGVVTQMQEHHGIVDQEVHFPVSVVVGRVPLVGEKVLVKAVQDPLKPISWTAQKVQTLNGQPFKSPPPLLPSMSSNLKPGILGTKPQPLLKSPKIPPLIPSMQPNPGMMQMSHHQQMSWSGPFDGWAGGRKRHAEVMGGRRGGRWEDGGGGPWGGDAMHQKRKRWRAASEEEAPKKSSSISTHSAPLFSSFSRDTQACDYLELQRRYPNLHLSSNLFHLQLSWTQSFPLNQPLPLRGPCHFHVGSNQPEREADVCESTDDAFSVRVLLFSVPCLEDLYSQCCNLSKEAVHPTALLKFVMVDSGGELRLPGGHWSAKADGANPAKDGSTLVNTAVRCIKDQTALDLSACTQWHKMAELRYLFGDKIETVVVLLPDVWNLVPAEEDWAKLRQKTLDGDLSLPEAPSVVFHPSAGLNLSVVSLSSLLEPQTPQTRDSCEVSLMAAMFSEMLQRDFGLQLYQCLCRLPQGPSVPLTGVKEDSSAPMEDEPKKSDKQMGKKKGLIDAKKRKPKEKDEERETEDKAHADETEAAEKQSEHLKESKSQSLGGDGQSSSASDTQPSKDSERPLGWTAQLPRKVLLSWVFFDRQLTGSLREADVINILLSLGLFLSPAQAQDLVRKAAVGGLCLYRNLCSRWSDADQTDSSASAEGNKAMLPGQSCKERASAHRTANTDLVNYRGNVINLPNLLQTLESSKAAQHELEKCVTALQARLEAAEARKASNESEQGHQNELKRKLEKSETLNKTYEKTLRENSSQMISVIEKMQKMVEQTTALTNAGKDEKA; this comes from the exons ATGAGGCAGCGGGTGTTCACCGGGGTGGTCACACAGATGCAGGAGCATCATGGGATTGTGGATCAGGAGGTTCATTTCCCAGTGAG TGTTGTAGTGGGCCGTGTGCCTCTGGTGGGTGAGAAAGTGTTGGTGAAAGCGGTCCAGGACCCCCTGAAGCCCATCAGCTGGACGGCACAAAAAGTTCAGACGCTGAACGGACAG CCCTTCAAATCTCCTCCTCCGCTGCTGCCCTCCATGTCATCGAATCTGAAGCCTGGCATTTTAGGGACCAAACCACAACCTCTGCTGAAATCTCCCAAAATACCACCACTGATTCCCAGCATGCAGCCAAATCCTG GTATGATGCAGATGTCCCATCACCAGCAGATGTCCTGGAGCGGTCCGTTTGATGGTTGGGCTGGAGGACGGAAGAGACACGCTGAGGTCATGGGAGGACGTAGAGGTGGACGCTG GGAGGACGGCGGCGGAGGGCCGTGGGGAGGAGATGCCATGCACCAAAAACGAAAAAGATGGAGGGCCGCCTCAGAGGAGGAAGCGCCCAAAAAGAGCAGCTCCATATCCACACACAGCGCTCCGTTATTCTCCAGTTTCTCCAGGGACAC CCAGGCCTGTGATTATCTGGAGCTTCAGCGGCGGTACCCAAACCTCCACCTCTCCTCCAACCTCTTCCACCTCCAGCTGTCCTGGACCCAGAGTTTCCCGCTCAACCAGCCTCTTCCTCTGAGAGGACCGTGTCACTTCCACGTGGGATCAAACCAGCCGGAGAGAGAAGCAGATGTTTGCGAGTCCACAGATGATGCTTTCTCTGTTAGG GTTCTGCTGTTTTCTGTGCCGTGTCTTGAGGACTTGTACTCACAGTGTTGTAACCTCTCAAAGGAGGCAGTACATCCCACTGCACTTCTCAAA TTTGTGATGGTGGACAGTGGAGGTGAACTGCGGCTTCCGGGAGGCCACTGGTCAGCTAAAGCGGACGGAGCGAATCCAGCAAAAGATGGTTCGACGCTGGTCAACACTGCGGTCCGCTGCATAAAGGATCAAACCGCTCTGGACCTGTCAGCCTGCACGCAGTG GCACAAGATGGCAGAGCTGAGATATCTTTTTGGAGATAAAATAGAGACCGTTGTGGTGCTGTTGCCAGATGTGTGGAATCTAGTACCAGCAGAAGAAGACTGGGCAAAATTACGACAAAAAACGCTG GATGGTGATTTGTCACTTCCAGAAGCTCCCTCCGTGGTTTTTCACCCCTCTGCTGGACTCAATCTGTCTGTCGTGTCTCTGTCTTCACTGCTGGAGCCCCAGACGCCTCAGACACGGGACAGCTGTGAG GTGAGTTTGATGGCGGCGATGTTCAGTGAGATGCTCCAGAGGGATTTTGGGCTTCAGCTGTATCAGTGTCTGTGCCGTCTGCCGCAGGGCCCCAGTGTCCCGCTGACTGGCGTCAAAGAGGACAGCAGCGCACCCATG GAGGATGAGCCCAAAAAATCAGACAAACAGATGGGAAAAAAGAAAGGATTGATCGATGCGAAGAAGAGGAAACCCAAAGAGAAGGATGAGGAGAGAGAGACTGAGGACAAGGCACACGCGGACGAAACTGAAGCAGCTGAAAAACAATCTGAGCATCTAAAAGAGAGTAAAAGTCAAAGTTTAGGAGGAGACGGGCAGAGCAGCAGCGCCTCAGACACTCAGCCGTCAAAAGATAGC gaacgtcctctgggctggACGGCTCAACTTCCCCGTAAAGTGCTTCTGTCCTGGGTGTTCTTTGACCGTCAGCTGACAGGAAGTCTTCGAGAGGCAGACGTGATCAACATCCTGCTGTCTCTCGGCCTGTTCCTCAGTCCTGCTCAG GCGCAGGATTTGGTCAGAAAGGCTGCGGTCGGTGGGCTTTGCCTCTACAGAAATCTGTGCAGTCGCTGGTCAGACGCTGATCAGACAGACAGCAGTGCCAGTGCTGAGG GAAATAAAGCCATGTTGCCGGGCCAATCTTGCAAAGAGAGAGCATCTGCCCATCGCACCGCTAACACAGATCTGGTGAACTACAGAGGGAACGTCATTAACTTACCAAACCTACTGCAGACGCTGGAGAGCAGCAAAGCGGCCCAACATGAACTAGAGAAGTGTGTCACCGCACTGCAAGCCAGACTCG AGGCAGCAGAAGCGAGGAAGGCATCTAATGAATCAGAGCAGGGCCATCAGAACGAGCTGAAGAGGAAACTGGAGAAATCCGAGACACTTAACAAAACATACGAGAAGACTCTGAGAGAAAACAGCAGCCAGATGATCTCTGTCATTGAGAAGATGCAGAAGATGGTCGAACAG ACAACAGCCCTCACAAATGCAGGAAAGGATGAGAAGGCATAG